The nucleotide window AAGTAACGTGTATCTCCATACAACCGCGACACCAGCGTAGCTTTACAGAACATTTCAAGCGTCTCCATTTTATAATATGCGTCAAAGACATCGTCACCGATCGTCAATGCTCCATGACTTGTAAGGATAATAGCCTGACTTTCCGGATTCTCTTTTAAAACTCGCTCTACTTCACGCGGAACCTCAATAGTCGTCGGAGTGCAATATTCTGTTACAGCAATTCCATGTAAATTGAAAAGCACTTCAGGAAGAGCAACCCTGCTGAAATCAAGTTTCGACATCGATAGCCCTGTTGTGACGGGCGGATGGGCATGAACAACTGCATTGGCTTTTGGTCTTTGCCTGTATACCGCAAGATGCATTCGAATATCTCGTGCGGGTTTTAGACCTGATATAATTGAACCATCCAAGCTAACT belongs to Bacillota bacterium and includes:
- a CDS encoding class II aldolase/adducin family protein: MQIYEQIKEDIIQVGNDLYQKGLLVGTDGNISVRISQNKILITASGFCKGRMSKDQISLVSLDGSIISGLKPARDIRMHLAVYRQRPKANAVVHAHPPVTTGLSMSKLDFSRVALPEVLFNLHGIAVTEYCTPTTIEVPREVERVLKENPESQAIILTSHGALTIGDDVFDAYYKMETLEMFCKATLVSRLYGDTRYLNDEQLKNVNRLISGEHPDEVIKP